ATCAATTTTAATTTAGACATAATACCTAGTTATATGAGCTTATATTCTCTTAATGAGAAGTATGAATGTGTTAATTGTAATAGGACTTTTGCATTGGGTGATTTAAAATTGAAAAAACAAATATCTTATTTAAAAGGTATTTATGACTATATAGTTATTGATACTAATCCTTGTTTAGGTTTTACTTTAAGATTAGCTTTAATATCCACTAATTATATAATAGTTCCAATGACAGCTGAGAGATGGACAATTGAAAGTTTTGATTTATTGTCTGCGTACATAAATAAGTATAATTTGAAATTACCTATTTTTTTGATTGTAACTAGATTTAAACACAATCTTACACATAAAGAGTTATTGAAGCAATTAGAAATAATGCCTAATTTTTTAGGCATTGTATCAGAAAGAGAAGATTTAAACAGAAGAATAGCTGAGAGTAGTAATTTTGATTTAGGAAAAGATTATATATGTGAATATCAAAATGCTATGAACGTTTTCTTATCAAAAGTTGAATTTTAACAAATATATAATTGTGCGTTGCAACGCACAATTTGAAAGGAGTCACTATGAGTAAAAAGTTAGATTTGCAAGTTCAAAGACGCAATTTATCTAATGATATTAATGTGCTGGCTGAAGGAAATAATACAAATGCAATACTGAATTCAGTTAATACTTGTACTGTTGTAGATGAACAGAATTCATCACTAGAATATTTCAGGGAATTAAAGCGTAAGTTAATGATTAATTTAAAAGACGAAATACATGCGAAAATAATTACCATGAAGATTTTAAAAGAAATTAATGATAAAGAACTTTATTTGCAAGACGGATATAAAACTTTTTCAGATTTTATATCAGAATTTAACTTGGCTAGAACTCAGGTATATGGGTACATAAGGATGGCTTCGGCTATAAGCGAGGGAGTGCTTAGTGAGGAATATATAATTCAAAATGGGATTCAAAATTCGCTTCTTTTTATAAGAAATACAAATAGTGATACTATTAAAAAGTCAAGACAAAATCCAATCAAGCCATTAAGATTTCAGCTTAAGAATCAAGAAAGTTATGATTTTTATAAGCAAAATGCTAAGTTTACAAGTTTCCTAATGGATGAACTTTTTAAAGACAAAAAGGATTTACTAGAAGAGTTTATGAAAAAATTTAAAAGTTTAAAAGACTAAGTATAAGGAGTATTTATGAATAATTTAGCATATAAGACATATAGAACAGAAGATTTAAAGAATGAGTTCTTAAGTAAGGGATTTACTGAAGAAGCTGTGGATTTCATTTTACTTCATAATGATAATTCTAATTTTGAAGTTTTAAGAGAAAAGATGAATTCATTAGAACAACAGATCATTAATGTAGAGAAAAATTTGCAAAAAGATGTGGAACGTTTAGATTCAAAAATAGACAATGTAGAGAAGAATTTACAAAAGGATATAACCAATTTAAATATTAAAAATGTAGAGAAAGATTTCCTTAAAGAAGTCCAAAATAATAATGCAGTAATATTGGAAAAGCTTGATATGTCAAATAAAGTTTTGTTATAAAAACTTAATGTAAGAAATAGAATGTTAATTATTATTATGGCAGTAGAACTACCAATAGTTATATCTATTGGTATGTCTTTAATAAGTGAATTCTTTATAGGATGAAAAATTTATTATACATAAGTATTGATTTTATTTGCAATTTATTGTACTTTATTTATCGTTAGTAGTGCTATTCATTTAGAACTCCTAATGTTATTGTGTTCGATTCACAAAGGCTTTAGGTCTTGGTTAAAAGTTCTTTTTAAGAATTTTTAATTGAGGCCTAAATTTTTTATGTTCAATTTTAATGATTTGTTGTATTATTTTTTTATAGATTTTTATAAAAATTTTGTTTAAAAATTGACAAAAACAATTTTTTGTTATATTATTTTGTTTATAAAACACAATAGATAAAAGGAGTTAAATATGACAAAAAATCAACATACAAAAACCAAAATGCGCAGAGCAGTTAAGAAACTAGGTAAACAAAAGATAAAAGTAACAGATATAAGAGTAAATAATCAAGCTTTAGTAACTGATGAGAATCAAGCAAGGGTAAACTTTCTAAAATCTCTATACAGTCTACGTATGAATTTAAGTGGTGTTGCTAAGAATCTTAATGGATATGGGTATAAATATCAAAATTTCAATGAGATAATCAGAGAGATAAAGAATGTTATAAAGAGTAACAATTTAGATATTGATTTCCTTCAATGTCCAACATTTAAAGTTGTGGGAAATAATACAATTAATGTTATTACAACAATATTTTACAGTCCAAGTAGTGGCTACTGTGAGTCATTTGATACTCCAATTTACACAGAAGAATTTTCTTCTCTAGGGGCAAAGAATCAAAATACTTTATCTCAACTTGTAGGTTCATGCATAACATATCATAAAAGATATGCTCTTGTAGGATACCTATCAATAGAGAGTGAAGTTGACACTGATGCTAGTTCCTTAGAGCATATTCAAGAAGCTAATGGGAAGCAAGCTAGTAGTGACGAAAATACTAAAAGAGTAACTAAAGGTGAAACAAAACAGCCACTTGTAAGTCACAAATCTGTAACTAGTCTTGATAAGCTGCCTAAACGTATACCCGCTAAGTATCATTATTACAAGAGTTTGTTACAAGCATCTAAGAGAATGCATTCGGTATTAGATAATACACCTTTTGATAGTTTAGAAACAATAGATAAGTTTTTACTGCAATTAAATAATGCTGATGATTCGAGTATACTTGAGTTTTTTGAAACTAAACCAGAGCTTAAGACTATAGATTATTGGAGAGATCTTATAAATAGTTATTTAAAGAGGACAAAGTCTGATCCAGAAGTAATTGAAGGTTTTTCTAAATTTTTAGCCTGCAGAGAGCCAAAATATGGCCAGAGTCCACTTAAATTATTTGGATATATAGCTAGTGATGATAATTTTGGATATCTATGTAATAATTAAGTATAATCTCTATGCTATTTAAAGAGAGGCCTTCAGATAAAAACCTCTCTTTTTTATTTAATTTTGTAATTTTGAATATTTCCTATACACCATTTGGGCAATGGGTTTAGTTATACTGATATATTCTTTAAACAAATTGATGTTAAACATTAAATTATCAATTGTACTCTCAGATTTTAGTGGGGATGCGTCAAAATAAGTAAACTTAGGATACTTTGGGTCATTAACCTTTTTCTTTGTTCTAGTTAAGAATACTTGTAAGTACATAACATAATCAGATAACTTAGCTTCATAGACACTAAGTTCTTTAATAGTGTGTGTTTTAGGTGGTGTTGGTTCTTCAGTTAGTGATGCTATGGATGTACATGAGAGAATAAGTGTTGAGAGGGTCAACTTTATAAATTTGCTCAAATTATGCCTCCTTTAACATTTTGATGTAAGTACTCATTATCTTGTTACGTTTAGCTCTAAGTTGAGATGTGTATTTTGAAAGCTCATCAGAGTCAATAGAATTTTCTATAATTTCAATGTTAATCCTTAGTATCTCCTCAATTTCAGAAAGTAGTTTAATAGCCTCCCTCCCTTCCATTTGGTATATGCTAGCCTCATATAGAGCGTAAAAATAATTAACCACTTTAGTAAAAATATTGACGTAAGTAGCAGTATTTTTCCCGTGATGATTATTTTTAATAATTTCGGTAAAGTTATTTAAAATATCAACACTTAATTTAGCAGTGCTTAATTTCATAAGTCATCTCCTTTATCTGTGTCTCCTTTTTGTGTTTTTATCTTACTAGCTAAAATAGTTAATATGTCTTTAATTGCTGGCTTGAAAATCAGCCCAAGACTTAAGATAAATGCAGCAATAATAACTAGTTTTACTTCATTGATGTTAATTAGTTGAAGTAAAAAATTTAATAAATTATTATCAAGTTCATTCAATTTGTCTCTCCTTTAATTTAATTTGGTAGATACAACTATATATCAATATAGCAAAAACTAAAGTAAAAAATACAAATAAAAAATTATAGCTTCACAAGTAAAGGAGAGCCACTCACATTCTTTTGCATATACCAACCTTCTAAAATATTGGCATCAAAACTTGTACCACCATGTACACTTGAGAGCTTAAATAGGGTTCGTTTTGATGAATAGCTATATTTTATGCTTACTACTTTATTAGATTGTGCAGTTGAATTAGATCTTGCAGTAACTTTTACAATTAAATATATGGGAGTATCATCATATGAACTGTCTGTTTGTATAATAATCTCTTCATGGTTAGATGTGGATGTGGCTCCAAGTTCAAAAATATAACGACCATATTTTAAGCTAGACATGTAAACAGTGTTTCTATAATACTCGTCACTACTATTATAACTAGTTGCTCTTATTGTAGTAGTACTACTTACACTAAAGCTGTTACTAATACCAGTTAGATGTTCTTGTACTGGAATTTTCTTTAAACTAGAGTAGTAAAGTCCTATAAGGTAATGACTTTTGCTTAAATTATCTTCAGGTAAGTTAGATTCAAATTTATTTGTAACTTTACTTATAATACTGTCCATAACACTAGATTCATTATTTTTAAGTTTTTCTATAACTTTACTATATGTATTTGAAATACTACTAGAGTCATCATTTAAAAATTTGGTAAGTACTTGACTATAAACTTGGTTTATAAAGTTGGAGTCACCTAGTAATTCATTAGCAATTAGTGTTTTGATAACTTGTTTGAAATCATTCTTTCGATCGCCATCATCAATAAATATTTTTGTATGTAAGTCCTTATGAAAGTTATCAAGAGTAATGGCATGACAACTAGAAAACCCATCATCTAGAACCAAAAGATTAGTAGGTTCAAGTTTGGTTACTTTATTTAGATTTTTAATCTCAATTGTATCATCGTGTTTTACAACACTCTCTTGTGCTTGAGTTGACATAAAATCTCCTTAAATTATTATCCTTTAAATTCTCTGACGAACTTACCCTCATGGTTTTGTATCTTAAGTACCCTTCCAATAGGAATCAGTTTTTTGATAAATGCATAAATTGAATGCTCATATCCTTTAGGAAGCAGGGTCATAGTCCAAGCTTTTTTAAAGATTTGCCCATTCTCTTTAGTTCTGAATATAATTTTTTTATATGGGGTGTCTTTTGGAGTACTACCTACAATAAATACGATAACATTAGTTTTAATATGACTCTTAAGTTTGATATTAATAACACCAGGTTCTAGGGTAGTAGGCACAATATCAACATTAAGAAAAGCCTTAAATAGTTTTGTAAATGATTCATGTGTTCCAATATGACGCAGAGCAAACAGCACACTATCAATATTTTTAGCAAGTGTGTCAAGTGTTTGGTTGGTTGAGTAAATAATTTGTAGTATATCAGATAACCAAAACGCTATGAATCTTGAATTTAAATGCTCGCTAGCATGAGTATCTTCAAAATTAGCAATAAGATCTTTAATTTCTTTTATGATTTTATTTATAAACACCAGTTCAGTATTTATTATTTTTTCAACTTGGGTGTCTTTAAGAAATGTAGGTATATTTACCATAATCTATCCTTTTTTTTATGAAGAGATATCAATTAGCAAGCGATCAGCATTAAAATCTAGATCTAGAATTTCATTTGCTTGAATTTGAATATTCTCATTTTGCTTGAACTCACTTGTATTAATATCAGTAATTTTTACCTCCAGGTTATCTTTTATAGCAATGGAGATGTCAATGCAATGAACACCTTTAATTTCATTAACAGGAGCAAAGAAATCTTGATATTCAAAACTGATTCCCATATCTGTGTAGTTATTATTTTTAATTCGAGTATAAATTTCTCTAATTTTAGAGTCAATGTTCAAATATATGTGATTTTCAAGATTGACTTTGTATTTACTCTTAAGATATGCGTACTTGCGTTTGCCAATTGATACTTTGTAATCAATTTTTTGGTTTTGGCTATTAATTCCATCTATGAGAATATCGCCTTCAAAAACAGTACCAACAGGACATGTAAGATAAAGTGTCTCCCAAATTAATGCTTTAAGATTAGAGTTTGTAATTTGACTCTTATCTTCACTCATCATCAAGTCATCTAATATTAGGTAAATACTAGCCTTGCCAGCTGTGCTTTTAATATTGACATTACTAATTCCATTAAGATTGAGTAATGCACTCTTTATAGCATCATAGGTAGTACTTTTAATGCTTATATGTTTTTGTATCTCTCTCCAATAAGGAGCATCTGGTTTAAGAAGAGAGAATAATTTGTTAACCTCACCTATAAGTTCATATTCTTTTATTGCAAGTGAGCTTGCAATGATATTGTAAATTGATGTGGGATCATTATTAATTGTAATTCCATACATGTCTTTTAAATATTCACGTTTGGTATTAATTATTTGTTGTATATCCTGTTTTAAAGTTCCAAAGTCAGGATCAAAGAGAATACTCATATGCAAATCTCCATATCTAGGGTGTCGTTTGCAAATTCAAATGTAATGTTTAATTTTTTATTTATAATCGTTGTTTCAATGTTGATAGCGTCAATCTTTAGGTCTTGTATAATATTTGAAAGGTAAGTTTTAATTTGTGTTAAAGAGCTTACCTTAGCAAATCTTAAAGCTAAATCATAATCAAATCCCCAATTAGGAGCATTTTTAATACTACCCTTTGGAGTTTTAAGGAAAATAAATAAACGTTGCTTTTGTTCGTTTATTCCATTAATTAATGCTAAGTCCTCATTAAAGACAGAATTAAATTGATTGTCAATTTGTAAATCCAATGTCTAACCCTCAAGTTAGCAAGTATATTGCTTAATTTAACAAAAACCTATTTAAGTAACATATTTATCTTAGTTGTAATCTTTGTAAGATTACTGTAAAAACTAGGATCAACGACTGATTGTCCAGTAACCCTTAAATTGTATAGACAAGAGACAATTTCTTCTAGTACTGCCTTTAAACTTGTATTATTAGCTTTAATGTCTATTGGGTGTTGTATGTCAATTGCAAAGTCATTA
This region of Borrelia puertoricensis genomic DNA includes:
- a CDS encoding BlyB family putative holin accessory protein yields the protein MKLSTAKLSVDILNNFTEIIKNNHHGKNTATYVNIFTKVVNYFYALYEASIYQMEGREAIKLLSEIEEILRINIEIIENSIDSDELSKYTSQLRAKRNKIMSTYIKMLKEA
- a CDS encoding DUF685 domain-containing protein — encoded protein: MSTQAQESVVKHDDTIEIKNLNKVTKLEPTNLLVLDDGFSSCHAITLDNFHKDLHTKIFIDDGDRKNDFKQVIKTLIANELLGDSNFINQVYSQVLTKFLNDDSSSISNTYSKVIEKLKNNESSVMDSIISKVTNKFESNLPEDNLSKSHYLIGLYYSSLKKIPVQEHLTGISNSFSVSSTTTIRATSYNSSDEYYRNTVYMSSLKYGRYIFELGATSTSNHEEIIIQTDSSYDDTPIYLIVKVTARSNSTAQSNKVVSIKYSYSSKRTLFKLSSVHGGTSFDANILEGWYMQKNVSGSPLLVKL
- a CDS encoding BBA14 family lipoprotein gives rise to the protein MSKFIKLTLSTLILSCTSIASLTEEPTPPKTHTIKELSVYEAKLSDYVMYLQVFLTRTKKKVNDPKYPKFTYFDASPLKSESTIDNLMFNINLFKEYISITKPIAQMVYRKYSKLQN
- a CDS encoding ParA family protein gives rise to the protein MDKKKPKIITITNIKGGVGKSTSSIILATLLAQKYKVLLIDMDTQASVTSYYFNAIIDQNISIPNINIHEVLIEKIDINNSIVNINFNLDIIPSYMSLYSLNEKYECVNCNRTFALGDLKLKKQISYLKGIYDYIVIDTNPCLGFTLRLALISTNYIIVPMTAERWTIESFDLLSAYINKYNLKLPIFLIVTRFKHNLTHKELLKQLEIMPNFLGIVSEREDLNRRIAESSNFDLGKDYICEYQNAMNVFLSKVEF
- a CDS encoding ERF family protein, whose protein sequence is MTKNQHTKTKMRRAVKKLGKQKIKVTDIRVNNQALVTDENQARVNFLKSLYSLRMNLSGVAKNLNGYGYKYQNFNEIIREIKNVIKSNNLDIDFLQCPTFKVVGNNTINVITTIFYSPSSGYCESFDTPIYTEEFSSLGAKNQNTLSQLVGSCITYHKRYALVGYLSIESEVDTDASSLEHIQEANGKQASSDENTKRVTKGETKQPLVSHKSVTSLDKLPKRIPAKYHYYKSLLQASKRMHSVLDNTPFDSLETIDKFLLQLNNADDSSILEFFETKPELKTIDYWRDLINSYLKRTKSDPEVIEGFSKFLACREPKYGQSPLKLFGYIASDDNFGYLCNN
- a CDS encoding BlyA family holin; this translates as MNELDNNLLNFLLQLININEVKLVIIAAFILSLGLIFKPAIKDILTILASKIKTQKGDTDKGDDL
- the bdr gene encoding Bdr family repetitive protein, which translates into the protein MNNLAYKTYRTEDLKNEFLSKGFTEEAVDFILLHNDNSNFEVLREKMNSLEQQIINVEKNLQKDVERLDSKIDNVEKNLQKDITNLNIKNVEKDFLKEVQNNNAVILEKLDMSNKVLL
- a CDS encoding DUF735 family protein is translated as MVNIPTFLKDTQVEKIINTELVFINKIIKEIKDLIANFEDTHASEHLNSRFIAFWLSDILQIIYSTNQTLDTLAKNIDSVLFALRHIGTHESFTKLFKAFLNVDIVPTTLEPGVINIKLKSHIKTNVIVFIVGSTPKDTPYKKIIFRTKENGQIFKKAWTMTLLPKGYEHSIYAFIKKLIPIGRVLKIQNHEGKFVREFKG
- a CDS encoding chromosome replication/partitioning protein, with translation MSKKLDLQVQRRNLSNDINVLAEGNNTNAILNSVNTCTVVDEQNSSLEYFRELKRKLMINLKDEIHAKIITMKILKEINDKELYLQDGYKTFSDFISEFNLARTQVYGYIRMASAISEGVLSEEYIIQNGIQNSLLFIRNTNSDTIKKSRQNPIKPLRFQLKNQESYDFYKQNAKFTSFLMDELFKDKKDLLEEFMKKFKSLKD
- a CDS encoding DUF276 domain-containing protein (DUF276 is restricted to Borreliella and related spirochetes.); the protein is MSILFDPDFGTLKQDIQQIINTKREYLKDMYGITINNDPTSIYNIIASSLAIKEYELIGEVNKLFSLLKPDAPYWREIQKHISIKSTTYDAIKSALLNLNGISNVNIKSTAGKASIYLILDDLMMSEDKSQITNSNLKALIWETLYLTCPVGTVFEGDILIDGINSQNQKIDYKVSIGKRKYAYLKSKYKVNLENHIYLNIDSKIREIYTRIKNNNYTDMGISFEYQDFFAPVNEIKGVHCIDISIAIKDNLEVKITDINTSEFKQNENIQIQANEILDLDFNADRLLIDISS